Proteins from a single region of Chitinivorax sp. B:
- a CDS encoding monovalent cation:proton antiporter family protein has protein sequence MHGALPATLILLAASVLAVAACRQLKLPALLGYLLVGIIIGPNALALLEDSADTAYLAEFGIVFLMFSIGLEFSLPKLKALRRAVFGLGMGQVAITIVLALPMALFDYLSWPASVALGGILAMSSTAIVSTILNERLELTTAHGQQAIGVLLFQDLAVVPLLILIPALANPAGGVVQALGWAALKAVAVLTILLYFGPRILRPWFHIVAKQHSKELFIVNLLLFSLGTAYLTSLTGLSLALGAFLAGMLIAETEYRYQVEEDIQPFRDVLLGLFFVTVGMRLDMGALGDNVPLLLIFLALLIPLKALLIFSISRAIGTSSATAWRTGLLLAQAGEFGFVLISLAHEHLLLPRELEQPLLAAVLLSMLIAPFLIQKRDWLVRRFVSSEWLNESVALTQIAVQAMMTRNHVVICGYGRSGQNLARLLDQENIGFYALDLDPERVQEASTAGHNVSFGDASKREVLMAAGLSRARAVVVTFADTHMAMRILSHVQALRPDVPIIVRTLDETDVDKLKEAGAVEVVSEVMEGSLMLASHTLMMLGTPLSRVLARIRQVREERYDLFRGFFHGATDNLGDPNEQAQPRLHSVMITDTATAIGKKLGELQLDDLVEIKTIKRRNVRSLKPTPDLEILVGDVLVLLGRPEELAKAEYRLLTG, from the coding sequence ATGCACGGAGCCCTGCCCGCTACCCTGATCCTGCTCGCCGCATCCGTTCTGGCGGTTGCTGCCTGCCGGCAACTCAAACTCCCTGCCCTGCTGGGCTATCTGCTGGTAGGAATCATCATCGGACCCAATGCGCTGGCCTTGTTGGAAGATAGCGCCGATACAGCCTACCTCGCCGAATTCGGCATTGTGTTCCTGATGTTCAGTATTGGCCTGGAATTCAGCCTGCCCAAATTAAAAGCTTTACGACGGGCCGTATTTGGTCTGGGAATGGGGCAGGTTGCCATCACGATTGTGCTGGCATTACCGATGGCTCTGTTCGATTACTTGTCTTGGCCTGCCAGTGTTGCATTGGGTGGCATTTTGGCAATGAGTTCCACGGCAATTGTCAGTACCATTCTAAATGAGCGACTGGAGTTGACCACTGCGCATGGCCAACAGGCTATCGGCGTATTGCTATTTCAGGACTTGGCTGTCGTCCCCTTACTCATTCTGATTCCAGCATTAGCGAATCCCGCTGGTGGTGTCGTACAGGCATTGGGTTGGGCGGCATTGAAGGCGGTCGCTGTCTTGACGATTCTGTTGTACTTTGGCCCACGCATTTTGCGGCCATGGTTTCACATTGTTGCCAAGCAGCACTCCAAAGAACTCTTCATCGTCAACCTGTTATTGTTTTCACTTGGTACCGCCTACCTCACCTCGTTAACGGGCTTATCTCTGGCGCTAGGTGCCTTTCTGGCTGGCATGCTGATCGCGGAAACCGAATACCGCTATCAGGTCGAGGAAGATATTCAGCCCTTTCGCGATGTTTTACTGGGCTTGTTCTTCGTCACTGTCGGTATGCGATTGGATATGGGTGCGCTGGGTGATAACGTGCCATTATTACTGATTTTTCTGGCGCTACTGATCCCACTGAAAGCATTGCTGATTTTCAGTATCAGCCGCGCAATCGGCACATCTTCAGCAACAGCCTGGCGTACTGGCTTGTTACTCGCCCAGGCAGGGGAATTCGGTTTCGTGCTGATATCGCTCGCCCACGAACATTTGTTGCTGCCTCGCGAACTGGAACAACCTCTACTCGCAGCCGTGTTGCTGTCCATGCTGATTGCACCATTCTTGATCCAGAAACGGGATTGGTTAGTGCGCCGATTTGTCAGCTCGGAATGGTTGAATGAATCGGTCGCACTGACGCAAATTGCCGTACAGGCAATGATGACACGAAATCATGTGGTGATCTGCGGCTACGGACGCAGCGGTCAGAATCTGGCACGGTTGCTAGACCAGGAAAATATCGGATTCTATGCATTGGATCTTGATCCAGAACGGGTACAAGAAGCCTCGACAGCTGGCCATAATGTCTCGTTTGGTGACGCCAGCAAGCGTGAGGTGCTGATGGCAGCCGGCCTGTCACGAGCACGGGCCGTCGTTGTCACGTTCGCCGATACACACATGGCAATGCGAATTCTGAGTCATGTCCAAGCATTGCGGCCTGACGTACCGATCATTGTTCGCACCTTGGATGAAACCGATGTGGACAAACTGAAGGAAGCGGGGGCTGTTGAGGTTGTATCGGAAGTCATGGAAGGCAGCCTGATGCTGGCATCACACACCCTGATGATGTTGGGTACGCCGTTGAGCCGTGTATTGGCGCGTATCCGTCAGGTGCGTGAAGAACGTTATGACCTGTTCCGAGGTTTCTTTCACGGTGCCACCGACAATCTAGGTGACCCCAATGAGCAGGCTCAGCCTCGACTGCATAGTGTCATGATCACTGACACCGCAACCGCCATTGGTAAAAAGCTGGGTGAATTGCAATTGGATGATCTGGTCGAAATCAAGACCATCAAACGTCGTAATGTCCGGTCACTGAAACCCACACCGGATCTGGAGATTCTGGTTGGTGACGTACTGGTACTCTTAGGCAGACCCGAAGAGTTGGCCAAAGCCGAATACAGGCTGTTGACGGGCTAA
- a CDS encoding M64 family metallopeptidase, producing the protein MKFIPKLMVAATLLACGQVMADNLLLQIQQQESGAAADFELVNAEKGAFAHQALSTEADENDLIVVGRDRRGRELFRTAIRNPGVLHAESFDPKTGEIEQVKKIKLPLSQFEVRVPDHANLNRVEILQPSASRNGFMAERSAFSFDRQTIDQALRKTESSLLKRQAFAGATSTMLLNTGPSANRMDIVLVGDGYTTAEQGKWAQVAKMIADGIMADPMFAAHRQGINIRRVDMPSAQSGVSEVDRGIQRNTVYGMTLGCFNTARLACVDYNRVHQVVDPITSPDGRDLIVAVANSTRYGGGGGPIATLTTDASAIELALHEIGHTAFKLADEYDYGTCDRSREPSEANATLQTNRSYIKWGSLIPGNVSVPTRAGSVSNGTVGLFSGGRYCESGMYRPTENSKMRSLGQPWHAVNENRIKTVFGQYYKPDAGNGEVRLTGTLSHSGGWNNHPQQVYRSANGGVFKLGLTGPSNADFELALYKWNGRAWAVVANATGPTSTENINYNGTAGDYYIEVKSYSGTGNYTLTYAFPK; encoded by the coding sequence ATGAAATTCATCCCCAAATTGATGGTTGCCGCAACACTACTTGCATGTGGGCAAGTAATGGCAGACAACCTGTTGCTGCAGATTCAGCAACAGGAGAGTGGTGCAGCAGCTGATTTTGAGTTGGTGAATGCCGAGAAAGGTGCATTTGCCCATCAGGCCTTGTCAACAGAAGCCGATGAGAACGATCTGATCGTTGTTGGTCGTGATCGCCGTGGCCGTGAGCTGTTCCGTACGGCAATACGTAACCCAGGTGTACTGCATGCAGAGTCGTTTGACCCCAAAACGGGTGAAATTGAACAGGTAAAAAAGATCAAATTGCCGTTGTCGCAGTTTGAAGTGCGCGTACCAGATCACGCCAATCTGAATCGAGTGGAAATCCTGCAACCATCTGCCAGCCGTAACGGCTTTATGGCGGAACGCAGTGCATTCTCGTTCGACCGACAAACTATTGATCAGGCACTTCGCAAAACCGAATCCAGCCTTCTGAAACGCCAAGCATTTGCCGGTGCCACATCCACCATGCTGCTCAATACCGGTCCTTCTGCCAATCGGATGGATATTGTACTGGTAGGGGATGGCTATACTACGGCCGAGCAAGGGAAATGGGCTCAGGTCGCTAAGATGATTGCCGATGGCATCATGGCCGACCCAATGTTTGCTGCTCATCGCCAGGGTATCAATATTCGCCGGGTAGATATGCCTAGTGCCCAGTCTGGGGTGAGTGAAGTGGATCGTGGTATTCAGCGTAATACGGTGTATGGCATGACGCTGGGTTGCTTCAACACCGCCCGTTTGGCATGTGTCGATTATAACCGTGTACATCAGGTTGTTGATCCGATCACCAGCCCAGACGGACGTGACCTGATCGTCGCTGTGGCAAATTCCACCCGCTATGGCGGTGGCGGCGGGCCAATTGCGACGTTGACCACCGATGCTTCAGCAATTGAGCTGGCGTTGCATGAAATCGGCCACACTGCTTTCAAGCTGGCAGATGAATATGACTATGGCACTTGCGACCGCAGTCGCGAGCCAAGCGAAGCCAATGCAACTTTGCAGACCAATCGTTCCTACATCAAGTGGGGTAGTTTGATTCCGGGTAATGTCAGTGTGCCAACACGTGCGGGTTCAGTATCGAATGGGACCGTAGGGTTGTTTAGTGGTGGCCGTTACTGTGAATCCGGTATGTATCGGCCAACTGAAAATTCTAAAATGCGTTCGTTGGGGCAGCCTTGGCATGCTGTCAACGAGAATCGCATTAAAACTGTTTTTGGTCAGTACTACAAACCTGATGCGGGGAACGGTGAAGTCCGTTTGACAGGTACTTTGAGTCACTCCGGAGGCTGGAACAATCATCCGCAGCAAGTGTATCGCAGCGCGAACGGCGGGGTGTTCAAACTTGGTTTGACCGGGCCATCCAATGCCGACTTCGAGCTGGCCTTGTATAAATGGAACGGAAGGGCCTGGGCCGTGGTGGCAAACGCAACCGGTCCGACCTCAACGGAAAATATCAACTACAACGGTACTGCTGGAGATTACTATATCGAGGTGAAGTCTTATTCTGGTACTGGCAATTACACCTTGACTTATGCCTTCCCGAAATAA
- a CDS encoding prepilin-type N-terminal cleavage/methylation domain-containing protein — protein MQAKQQGFTLVELSIVLVVIGLILGLAFKGRDLIDGARVKNAAAAVNKFQAAINSYQEKYGSLPGDGCTGTEAAATFTGTTCAAGGARDGLIASGNEGTAALRLLTNTNAMTEADTKTIWNGFWVLQTGANAAQRRVANTTYLMAATTAGGAPANVDVRYICALDRQIDDGKADGGIVRSSSNAYGTLAAPQPSIDCFGLAGNATVAIRLLP, from the coding sequence ATGCAAGCGAAGCAACAAGGTTTCACATTAGTCGAGCTTTCTATTGTGTTGGTTGTAATCGGTCTGATTCTTGGCTTGGCTTTCAAGGGGCGTGATCTGATCGATGGAGCCCGGGTCAAGAATGCGGCTGCGGCAGTCAATAAATTCCAGGCGGCCATTAATAGTTATCAGGAGAAATATGGTTCGCTGCCAGGTGATGGATGTACCGGAACCGAAGCAGCTGCAACCTTTACCGGCACGACCTGTGCGGCTGGCGGGGCTCGCGATGGACTGATTGCCAGCGGCAATGAAGGAACAGCTGCATTGCGTCTGTTGACCAATACCAATGCAATGACCGAGGCCGATACCAAGACCATATGGAATGGATTCTGGGTACTGCAGACGGGGGCCAATGCTGCCCAGCGCCGGGTGGCCAACACGACTTATCTGATGGCAGCAACCACCGCTGGTGGGGCTCCTGCCAACGTGGATGTGCGTTACATCTGTGCACTGGATAGGCAAATCGATGATGGTAAGGCGGATGGTGGCATCGTGCGTTCCAGCAGCAATGCCTATGGCACGTTGGCTGCACCTCAGCCCAGTATCGATTGCTTTGGTTTGGCAGGGAATGCCACCGTGGCTATCAGATTACTGCCGTAA
- a CDS encoding ATP-binding protein translates to MALRNQVEQVPVSWLTLAMLLPLHMAICWVSAPPSRFALLLIHVGLFVLWQPILERQRRIPLGQAGIVLLAWLTVTYLALWWSLMAWLSVLIGVVASHEVKRHGVLLHLGLVVYLLLALFLIALPQAIQVPLPVWLQLTFSWASPPVLMVAAWLGQDDRRHGQRALDLIYGVLITLLTLLIAMSTVVWSLQAGIAYLEALGYTLLVAAGGTYVLSRIWSESLSRYRFGVLFSRYMISLGTPFEDWVGKVALLYRDATDLPHFAQTAINEVAKLPWMIGGEWQWDGLSGQFGQHSRHALAIHNAGLDLTFYTRHSAAPALVLHCKLITLILAEYGLAKQREQAMRTHALNQAIAETGARLTHDVKNLLQILQGLCAAIDTATPDDAEALQRLIQRQLPAISLRLESTLVKLRSPAAMDSPLSPANDWWMALQTRYANQPIQFEGKRLRDQDVVPGEMMDSILDNLLRNALEKQQWQQGITITVTLAWLNGVTVTVVDNGSAVPAEIAKQLLHNPVQSTSGGMGVGLWQASQLASQYQFGLSLTQNRPGQVCFTLQQQIV, encoded by the coding sequence ATGGCCTTGCGCAACCAGGTTGAGCAGGTGCCGGTTTCATGGCTGACCTTGGCCATGTTGCTGCCACTGCATATGGCAATATGCTGGGTATCGGCACCACCATCACGCTTCGCGCTCCTGCTGATCCACGTTGGCCTGTTTGTACTCTGGCAACCCATACTTGAACGCCAACGACGTATTCCGTTGGGGCAGGCAGGTATCGTACTGTTAGCTTGGCTGACCGTGACCTATCTTGCATTGTGGTGGTCATTGATGGCTTGGCTGTCCGTGCTGATTGGCGTAGTTGCCAGTCACGAGGTAAAGCGACATGGCGTCTTGCTGCATTTGGGCTTGGTTGTCTATTTGCTACTAGCTCTGTTCCTGATTGCACTGCCCCAGGCGATTCAAGTTCCATTGCCAGTATGGTTGCAGCTGACATTCAGTTGGGCCTCTCCACCAGTGTTAATGGTTGCTGCCTGGCTGGGTCAAGATGATCGCCGCCATGGCCAACGTGCGTTGGACTTGATCTACGGTGTACTCATCACGCTGCTGACCCTATTGATCGCGATGTCTACTGTAGTCTGGAGTCTGCAAGCTGGCATCGCTTATCTGGAGGCACTGGGCTATACCCTGTTGGTTGCAGCTGGGGGCACTTATGTCCTGTCGCGCATCTGGTCTGAAAGCCTGAGTCGGTATCGATTTGGTGTGCTGTTTTCACGCTACATGATCAGCCTAGGGACGCCTTTCGAGGACTGGGTCGGCAAAGTTGCACTGCTTTATCGTGATGCAACGGATTTACCACACTTTGCCCAAACCGCCATTAATGAGGTAGCCAAACTTCCCTGGATGATTGGTGGCGAATGGCAATGGGATGGATTGTCTGGGCAATTCGGCCAACATAGTCGCCATGCACTGGCAATCCATAATGCCGGCTTGGATCTCACCTTCTACACCCGACATTCCGCGGCGCCCGCACTGGTACTACACTGCAAGCTGATTACGTTGATCCTTGCTGAATACGGGTTGGCCAAGCAACGTGAACAGGCCATGCGTACCCATGCTTTGAACCAGGCGATTGCCGAGACAGGGGCACGGCTGACGCATGATGTGAAGAATCTCTTGCAGATCCTGCAAGGCTTGTGTGCCGCCATTGATACCGCCACACCTGACGATGCAGAAGCTTTGCAACGTTTGATCCAGCGACAGTTGCCTGCCATCTCGCTGCGGCTGGAATCAACTTTGGTGAAATTGCGCTCGCCCGCTGCCATGGACAGCCCACTATCGCCTGCCAATGACTGGTGGATGGCCCTGCAGACACGCTATGCCAACCAGCCAATCCAATTCGAAGGCAAACGCTTGCGCGATCAGGATGTAGTGCCAGGCGAAATGATGGATTCCATACTGGATAACCTGTTGCGCAATGCGCTGGAAAAACAACAGTGGCAGCAGGGCATAACCATTACTGTTACATTGGCTTGGCTGAATGGGGTCACTGTTACCGTCGTAGACAATGGCTCAGCCGTTCCGGCAGAAATTGCCAAGCAACTGTTGCATAACCCGGTTCAGTCCACTTCAGGTGGGATGGGTGTCGGCCTATGGCAGGCAAGCCAGCTGGCGAGTCAGTACCAATTTGGGTTGAGCCTGACTCAGAACCGGCCGGGACAAGTCTGCTTCACGCTGCAACAGCAAATCGTTTAA
- a CDS encoding prepilin-type N-terminal cleavage/methylation domain-containing protein, with amino-acid sequence MKSRPIYSETPGASCGFSLVELVVVLLVLGLIMAGVMGPLSAQQEARRVNESRLTLDAALEALAGYAMANGGLPCPAVGTIATGSNGAGVAPANCVFGPGSVAVGVLPWVTLGLPENDAWGHRMTYAIALDFDAQASKTPKFTLNSTGRIDVYTRLPQINTNRQVLGAPMLILSHGKRGQGAFMSDGSQIAAGTDPRVIENADGDRSFVSQTTADDDFDHIIRWMATPTLMAKMVQAGKLP; translated from the coding sequence ATGAAATCAAGGCCCATTTATTCTGAAACACCTGGTGCCAGTTGTGGTTTTTCACTGGTTGAGCTGGTGGTTGTATTGCTGGTGCTGGGATTGATCATGGCGGGCGTCATGGGGCCACTTTCCGCACAGCAGGAAGCCCGAAGGGTAAACGAATCGCGATTGACATTGGATGCCGCGTTGGAAGCCCTGGCAGGTTACGCTATGGCCAACGGTGGTTTGCCATGCCCTGCGGTGGGCACCATTGCCACCGGCAGCAATGGGGCCGGTGTGGCACCGGCCAATTGTGTTTTTGGGCCCGGGAGCGTAGCGGTCGGCGTGCTACCCTGGGTGACGCTGGGTTTGCCGGAGAATGATGCCTGGGGGCATCGCATGACCTATGCGATTGCCCTCGACTTCGATGCACAGGCAAGCAAAACGCCAAAATTTACGCTGAACAGCACAGGTAGGATCGACGTCTATACACGTCTACCGCAAATCAACACGAACCGCCAGGTGCTAGGCGCGCCAATGCTGATCTTGTCACATGGCAAGCGCGGTCAGGGGGCATTCATGTCCGACGGTTCGCAGATCGCGGCCGGCACCGATCCCCGGGTGATCGAGAATGCAGATGGTGACCGTAGCTTTGTCAGCCAGACGACGGCCGATGACGACTTCGACCATATCATTCGCTGGATGGCCACACCGACCCTGATGGCGAAAATGGTTCAGGCTGGCAAATTGCCTTGA
- a CDS encoding type II secretion system F family protein: MPRYRYASMNSTGEKVTGILDAANVGDLEQRLARMGLDLLTFDQAAANGLRRRGARIDRQELITFCFHLEQLTRSGVPILDGLADLRDSVDNPRFREVVADLIDSIEGGKQLSEAMAVHPRIFDAVFCNLIRAGETTGRLPEVLKDLSDGLKWQDELAAQMKKIVLYPSFVLVLVVAVFAFLLIYLVPQLVELFKSLQVDIPAQTRMLVALSAFMRSYWYVFVVVPVAAWLYVMLRLRTQPRYRYQLDRYKLRIPFIGPILRKIILARLASYFALMFSAGIPVLDALKVLEGIVGNQVIAEGVAQVQRSIREGTGIAASFQLVGLFPPLVLRMLRVGENTGQLDTALLNVCYFYNRDVKESVERVQVMIEPVMTVILGLMLAWIMSSVLGPVFDLISKVGTR, from the coding sequence ATGCCACGTTATCGCTATGCCTCGATGAACAGTACCGGTGAGAAGGTGACTGGCATTCTTGACGCTGCCAACGTGGGGGATCTGGAGCAACGGCTGGCTCGTATGGGGCTGGATTTGTTGACTTTCGATCAAGCGGCGGCCAATGGCCTGCGACGGCGCGGGGCAAGGATTGATCGACAGGAACTCATCACGTTTTGTTTCCATCTGGAGCAGTTGACTCGTTCCGGTGTACCGATTCTGGATGGTTTGGCTGACTTGCGTGACAGCGTTGACAACCCGCGCTTTCGCGAAGTGGTGGCAGACCTGATTGATAGTATTGAAGGGGGCAAGCAGTTGTCTGAGGCAATGGCGGTTCATCCTCGCATTTTCGACGCAGTGTTCTGTAACTTGATTCGCGCCGGGGAGACGACAGGCCGCTTGCCAGAAGTGCTGAAAGACTTGTCCGATGGCCTGAAATGGCAGGACGAGCTGGCCGCGCAAATGAAGAAAATCGTGCTGTATCCCTCTTTTGTGTTGGTGCTGGTGGTCGCGGTGTTCGCCTTCCTGCTGATCTATCTAGTGCCGCAACTGGTAGAGCTGTTCAAGTCGCTGCAGGTGGATATCCCAGCCCAGACCCGCATGCTGGTGGCCCTGTCCGCCTTCATGCGCAGCTATTGGTACGTGTTTGTAGTGGTACCGGTGGCAGCATGGCTGTATGTGATGCTGCGCTTGCGCACCCAACCACGCTATCGTTATCAGCTTGATCGTTACAAACTGCGCATCCCGTTCATTGGCCCGATTCTGCGCAAAATCATCCTGGCCAGGCTGGCCAGTTACTTTGCGCTGATGTTTTCGGCAGGTATTCCAGTGCTGGATGCGTTGAAGGTACTGGAGGGCATTGTCGGCAATCAAGTGATTGCCGAAGGCGTGGCCCAGGTGCAGCGTTCGATTCGCGAAGGCACGGGCATTGCGGCCAGTTTTCAGCTGGTGGGGCTGTTCCCGCCGCTGGTGCTGCGCATGTTGAGGGTGGGTGAGAACACTGGTCAACTTGATACGGCGTTGTTGAATGTCTGTTACTTCTACAACCGTGATGTGAAGGAATCGGTAGAACGGGTTCAAGTGATGATCGAGCCCGTGATGACCGTGATACTGGGGTTGATGCTGGCGTGGATCATGTCGTCAGTATTGGGGCCGGTGTTTGACCTGATCAGTAAGGTAGGGACGAGATGA
- a CDS encoding GspE/PulE family protein, whose protein sequence is MNILAKAKLPLGELLVSKGVISADQLQIALREQRSTGLPLGKQLVGLGFLSEATLREALSENLGQESVDLARVVVDPAAVKLVPKDIAKRFTLVPIGFARENGALRLAMSNPNNLVALDQIRLLTRDAMPIEPMLAAESDVLRSIEQYYGYELSIDGILREIETGEVDYSSLANAGDEYSQPVVRLIDALLGDAVQKGASDIHFEPEQSFLRIRYRIDGVLRQVRSLHRTYWPAMAVRLKVMSGMNIAESRAPQDGRISLTLLGRPLDFRVASQPTIHGENIVLRILDRLKGLVPIEDLGLPPDSLSLLKLMIARPEGIILVTGPTGSGKTTTLYSILNYINAEGVNIMTLEDPVEYPMPMIRQTSVNEAAKMDFASGVRSMMRQDPDVILVGEVRDQDTAEMAFRAAMTGHQVYSTLHTNSAIGAIPRLLDIGVLPDVMAGNIIGMIAQRLVRKLCLACREAYELDPFERMLLGLHDGQLAPTVYRATGCPACDHHGYKGRVAVLEVLKMDADLDELLARRATIREIRTTALRKGFRPLADDAIRRVLEGITSLDEISRVVDLTDRVTGQTVIM, encoded by the coding sequence ATGAATATCCTTGCCAAAGCCAAGCTACCACTAGGTGAATTGCTGGTCAGCAAAGGTGTTATCAGCGCAGATCAGTTGCAGATTGCGCTACGTGAACAGCGCAGCACGGGTTTGCCACTTGGCAAGCAATTGGTGGGGCTGGGCTTTTTGTCAGAGGCAACGCTGCGCGAGGCGTTGTCAGAAAATCTGGGACAGGAAAGCGTCGATCTGGCACGCGTGGTGGTGGACCCGGCAGCAGTCAAGCTGGTCCCCAAGGACATCGCCAAGCGCTTTACCTTGGTGCCGATCGGGTTTGCTCGCGAAAACGGTGCGTTACGGCTGGCCATGTCCAACCCCAATAACCTGGTTGCACTGGATCAGATTCGCCTGCTGACCAGGGATGCGATGCCGATCGAGCCGATGTTGGCGGCTGAATCGGATGTATTGAGGTCAATTGAACAGTATTACGGATATGAGCTGTCCATTGATGGCATCTTGCGTGAAATCGAGACTGGCGAGGTGGATTATTCCAGCTTGGCCAACGCGGGTGATGAATACAGCCAACCGGTGGTACGACTGATCGATGCCTTGTTGGGCGATGCGGTACAGAAAGGGGCATCCGATATCCATTTCGAACCGGAGCAAAGTTTTCTGCGAATCCGCTACCGTATCGATGGTGTGCTGCGGCAGGTACGATCGCTACATCGTACCTATTGGCCAGCCATGGCTGTGCGGCTGAAGGTGATGAGCGGGATGAATATTGCTGAATCAAGGGCGCCACAGGATGGCCGCATTTCGCTGACCCTGCTGGGTCGGCCACTGGATTTTCGTGTGGCCTCGCAGCCCACCATTCATGGTGAAAACATTGTGCTGCGGATACTGGATCGCCTGAAAGGGCTGGTGCCAATCGAGGATCTGGGCCTGCCGCCAGATTCGCTTTCACTGCTGAAGCTGATGATCGCCCGGCCGGAGGGCATCATTCTGGTGACCGGGCCGACAGGTTCGGGCAAGACGACTACTCTCTATTCCATACTGAATTACATCAATGCTGAAGGCGTCAACATCATGACACTGGAAGACCCGGTGGAGTACCCGATGCCGATGATTCGTCAGACCAGCGTCAATGAAGCGGCCAAGATGGATTTTGCCAGTGGCGTGCGGTCGATGATGCGTCAGGACCCTGACGTGATCCTGGTTGGTGAGGTGCGGGATCAGGATACAGCTGAGATGGCGTTTCGTGCAGCCATGACGGGCCATCAGGTGTATTCCACCCTGCATACCAATTCGGCCATTGGTGCCATACCGCGTTTGTTGGATATTGGCGTACTGCCGGATGTGATGGCTGGCAACATCATTGGCATGATTGCCCAGCGATTGGTGCGCAAGCTATGCCTGGCCTGTCGTGAGGCCTATGAACTGGACCCATTCGAGCGCATGCTGCTGGGTCTGCATGATGGCCAGCTTGCACCTACGGTCTACCGGGCTACTGGTTGTCCTGCATGTGATCATCATGGTTACAAGGGGCGGGTTGCAGTGCTGGAGGTGCTGAAGATGGACGCCGATCTGGACGAATTGCTGGCCCGTCGTGCGACCATTCGCGAAATCCGCACCACTGCATTGCGTAAAGGGTTTCGCCCGCTGGCAGACGATGCTATTCGCCGAGTGCTGGAGGGAATCACAAGTCTGGATGAAATCAGCCGGGTGGTCGACCTGACTGATCGTGTCACCGGCCAAACCGTGATCATGTAA